A window of the Bdellovibrio sp. ZAP7 genome harbors these coding sequences:
- a CDS encoding response regulator: MFNFWKNLSVVKKLYIVVGGMALLIAIELGTLVFALSTLSSVRAFVGGEGLWSKAQKNAIHSLSSYIFTKEQHYYDAFHEHMKIPMGDRRARLELMKHEPDMSSVYAGFIQGGVHPDDIPGVIVMLSRFGEVSYIKRAVAAWTEADGLLNVLIEKSEELRELFARPNADSNEVKRILAEINVINSKLTVLETQFSNVLGEGSRWLEHLLMMLLVFAVVTIEGTGLFLTFSFAKNLNRSLLELNAATREIGQGNLGITVPVHSADELGELARSINKMSHDLDVNISQRLLAENANQVKTLFLANMSHEIRTPLGVILGMTEILKDPQVSEGQKRKYLDVIESTGQNLARLINDILDITKVESGHIEVEFEGVKLDSLMEEIESMMHLKASKSGLTLSFHMDSALRGMEIATDRNRLKQILVNLINNALKFTNDGEVRVDLERSGGDIYFEVADSGIGIPEAMQSSLFQNFFQVDTSSTRKYEGTGLGLVLSRKLARSLGGDVVLKRSALGQGSVFRLTIPQHEISRGTISEPVKVSEEAKAELKGSKVLIVDDSEDNQALIQHYLKKYHVLCEAAMDGVEACELAENTLYDVILMDMQMPRMDGYTATRKLRERGYERPIVALTAHAMKEDRERCLGVGCNDYLTKPIVSEQLYATLLELTRKGDRNSSVRRK, encoded by the coding sequence GTGTTTAATTTCTGGAAGAATCTATCTGTCGTTAAAAAGCTTTACATAGTCGTTGGCGGAATGGCTTTGTTGATTGCCATAGAGTTGGGAACCTTGGTCTTTGCTCTTTCGACGTTGTCTTCAGTTCGTGCGTTCGTGGGTGGTGAAGGACTCTGGTCCAAGGCTCAAAAAAATGCGATTCACTCCCTGTCTTCTTATATTTTCACCAAAGAGCAGCATTATTACGACGCCTTTCATGAGCATATGAAAATCCCCATGGGCGATCGCCGTGCGCGCTTAGAATTAATGAAGCACGAGCCCGATATGTCCTCAGTCTATGCAGGATTTATTCAAGGGGGAGTTCACCCTGACGATATTCCCGGTGTGATTGTCATGCTTAGTCGCTTCGGTGAAGTTTCCTACATCAAACGCGCCGTCGCGGCTTGGACGGAAGCTGATGGATTGTTAAACGTTTTAATTGAAAAATCTGAAGAACTGCGCGAACTCTTTGCTCGACCCAACGCGGACTCCAATGAGGTGAAACGCATTCTGGCCGAGATTAATGTCATCAACAGCAAGCTCACTGTCTTAGAAACACAATTCTCAAATGTTCTTGGGGAAGGCTCGCGTTGGCTGGAACATCTTTTGATGATGCTCCTGGTCTTCGCGGTGGTTACAATCGAAGGAACCGGACTATTCTTAACATTCTCTTTTGCCAAGAATCTGAATCGCAGTTTGCTGGAGTTGAATGCAGCGACCCGTGAGATCGGGCAGGGGAATCTGGGAATCACAGTCCCCGTGCACTCCGCTGATGAGTTAGGGGAACTTGCACGTTCGATTAATAAAATGAGTCACGATCTGGATGTGAACATCTCCCAGCGCTTACTAGCGGAAAATGCGAATCAGGTCAAAACGCTGTTCCTGGCGAATATGAGTCACGAAATACGCACGCCTTTGGGAGTTATCCTTGGCATGACTGAAATTCTTAAAGATCCGCAGGTCAGCGAAGGGCAAAAGCGCAAGTACCTCGACGTGATCGAAAGTACGGGGCAAAATCTTGCGCGTTTGATCAATGATATTTTGGATATCACCAAAGTGGAATCGGGTCACATCGAAGTGGAATTTGAAGGTGTGAAGCTGGATTCCCTGATGGAAGAGATCGAAAGCATGATGCATCTGAAGGCCTCCAAGTCGGGGCTTACTTTATCCTTTCATATGGATTCAGCACTGCGGGGAATGGAAATTGCCACCGATCGCAACCGCCTAAAGCAGATCCTGGTGAATCTGATTAATAATGCTTTGAAATTTACCAATGACGGCGAAGTGCGTGTCGATTTAGAACGCAGTGGCGGCGATATTTATTTTGAAGTCGCTGATTCCGGAATTGGAATTCCGGAGGCGATGCAAAGCAGTCTGTTTCAAAATTTCTTTCAAGTGGATACTTCGAGCACCCGCAAGTACGAAGGCACGGGGCTCGGGCTGGTGCTCTCTCGTAAACTTGCTCGCTCCTTAGGTGGGGATGTTGTCCTTAAGAGAAGTGCTTTAGGGCAGGGTTCTGTATTTAGACTTACCATCCCTCAGCATGAAATCAGTCGCGGGACTATTTCCGAGCCGGTCAAAGTTTCAGAAGAAGCCAAAGCGGAACTGAAAGGCTCAAAAGTTTTGATCGTCGACGACTCCGAAGATAATCAGGCATTGATTCAGCATTACCTTAAAAAATATCACGTTCTTTGTGAAGCCGCGATGGACGGTGTGGAAGCTTGTGAGCTTGCCGAAAATACTCTTTATGATGTGATATTGATGGATATGCAAATGCCCCGCATGGATGGCTATACAGCAACACGTAAGCTGCGCGAGCGCGGTTATGAGCGGCCGATTGTGGCACTCACTGCGCACGCGATGAAGGAAGATCGGGAACGCTGTCTGGGGGTGGGCTGCAATGACTATCTGACGAAGCCCATTGTCTCTGAACAATTGTATGCGACGCTTTTGGAGCTGACTCGCAAGGGTGACAGAAACTCTTCGGTGAGAAGAAAATAA
- a CDS encoding ABC transporter substrate-binding protein produces the protein MKQLFVLILSALLASSAFAKGKSQIVFGVNMDYAMPLVKLKDDNGSSLLIGGILKDLGEALAKEMDLDLKWYLVPKRRVAPSLSSGKIDILCHLSEVWQPAIKNDVWWSNKLYRSSNVLVYLREQPVTSLKEIYGEHVGVVLNFIYTSLEDSFESGALKREDGPNNISNIKKLLKGRINYIVMSNLEYAYYNNLYPPLRSVDLTLDEVITKCAVSKKSKIKIEDVNKAIAKITRNGTLSKILSSYYFKNLE, from the coding sequence ATGAAACAATTGTTTGTCCTCATACTTTCTGCTCTCCTCGCGAGTTCTGCCTTCGCCAAAGGTAAGAGCCAGATCGTATTTGGCGTCAACATGGATTATGCGATGCCGCTGGTGAAGTTGAAAGATGACAATGGAAGTTCCCTACTCATTGGCGGAATTCTGAAAGACCTAGGCGAAGCCCTGGCTAAAGAAATGGACCTGGATCTGAAGTGGTATCTGGTTCCAAAAAGAAGAGTGGCCCCAAGCCTGTCCTCAGGAAAAATCGATATCCTGTGCCACCTTTCCGAAGTTTGGCAGCCCGCTATAAAAAACGATGTTTGGTGGTCGAACAAACTTTACCGCAGTTCGAATGTGCTGGTTTATTTAAGAGAACAACCGGTCACCTCCCTCAAAGAAATCTATGGCGAACATGTCGGCGTCGTATTGAACTTTATCTACACCAGCCTGGAAGATTCTTTCGAATCCGGCGCCCTAAAACGCGAAGATGGCCCCAACAACATCTCCAACATTAAAAAGCTCCTTAAAGGCCGCATCAACTATATCGTGATGTCGAACTTGGAGTATGCCTATTACAACAATCTCTATCCTCCGCTGCGCTCTGTAGACCTGACACTGGACGAAGTGATCACCAAATGTGCTGTATCTAAAAAATCAAAAATTAAAATCGAAGACGTAAACAAAGCCATCGCAAAAATCACCCGCAACGGCACTTTGAGCAAGATCCTAAGCTCCTACTATTTCAAGAACCTTGAGTAG
- a CDS encoding ligase-associated DNA damage response DEXH box helicase, which produces MAKDELKPIHDFFTSKKWKPFPFQEQSWKAYLKGESGLLHIPTGSGKTYAAVMGPLAKMIAEPRPGLKALYLTPLRALTRDIEAAILEPIQAMKWPIKVVSRTGDTGYAQKKKQLTNPPDLMLTTPESLAVMISQPEAEDFFKNLQVVILDEWHELMASKRGSLCELSLSYLRSINPELQTWALSASIGNLDEAAKVAVGRAVEPTIISGSSDRKLDLDCLLPEKIDRFPWAGHLGFALKDSLLELLDPEVSTLIFTNTRSQAERWFEALLAAKPDMEPFMALHHSSLEREERELVEEGVKNGDLKWVVCTSSLDLGVDFQPVERVVQIGSPKMVARMIQRAGRSAHRPGGKSRLLFVPTNSWEILELEAVKKALSEKHIEARRPLKKPIDVLLQHMMTLACGPGLRMDELWLSLKETFSFSEITQEELNWCRRFLTQGGETLQSYPQFHKLVMDDETGKYRPADPRIEKLHRMSIGTIVSRQSVQVSYTNRSRIGSVEENFISKLKKGDVFQFAGKKLEFVLLKDMTAYVKASKAPTNNVPSWYGGRFPISETLGNAFREVLTEKHPGLDRFLKPLLGTQSEMSILPSPDTLLIEKWTSKQGTHIFVYPFEGRSVHEGMAQLWGYRFAQRAPTTFSFALNDYGFEIMGPVEYDFEGLFDDDFFSDHGLVEEIGQSLQIGQLSQRQFKEIAQIAGLVFVGYPGSPKTGRQMQVSASLLYDVFKKHEPGNLLIRQSFDEVLANSLESGRIRRTLQRMSKMKAVWVELDSPSPLSFPLVVENIAIGNLSNESLEMKIARLKKSWEKKNDHSSSPTKH; this is translated from the coding sequence ATGGCGAAGGATGAACTAAAGCCCATTCATGATTTTTTCACGAGTAAGAAATGGAAACCCTTTCCATTTCAGGAGCAAAGCTGGAAAGCCTATTTGAAGGGCGAATCCGGGCTTTTGCATATCCCCACGGGATCGGGAAAAACCTATGCCGCGGTTATGGGACCGTTGGCAAAAATGATTGCAGAACCCCGTCCCGGTTTGAAAGCTCTTTATCTGACTCCCCTGCGTGCCTTAACTCGTGATATTGAAGCGGCCATTCTAGAACCCATCCAAGCCATGAAGTGGCCCATCAAAGTCGTCTCGCGCACCGGTGACACGGGATATGCGCAAAAGAAAAAACAATTAACCAATCCACCCGATCTGATGTTGACCACACCAGAATCCTTGGCCGTGATGATCTCGCAACCTGAGGCAGAAGATTTCTTTAAGAATCTTCAAGTCGTCATCCTGGACGAGTGGCATGAATTGATGGCGAGCAAACGTGGAAGCCTTTGTGAATTGTCTTTATCTTACCTGCGCTCGATTAATCCAGAACTGCAGACCTGGGCACTTTCGGCCTCCATTGGAAATTTGGATGAGGCTGCTAAGGTGGCTGTGGGCCGCGCTGTCGAACCGACCATTATTTCGGGAAGCTCGGATCGCAAGCTTGATCTGGACTGTCTGCTGCCGGAGAAGATAGATCGCTTTCCTTGGGCAGGGCATCTGGGTTTTGCCCTGAAAGATTCACTACTTGAACTTTTAGATCCTGAAGTCTCAACTTTGATATTTACGAACACTCGGTCCCAAGCGGAGAGATGGTTTGAGGCCTTGCTTGCCGCCAAACCTGACATGGAACCCTTCATGGCACTTCACCATAGCTCTTTAGAAAGAGAAGAGCGGGAATTAGTCGAAGAGGGCGTTAAAAATGGTGATCTTAAGTGGGTGGTTTGCACTTCTTCGCTGGATTTAGGTGTCGACTTTCAACCCGTTGAACGGGTTGTACAAATTGGCTCTCCGAAAATGGTCGCTCGCATGATTCAACGAGCAGGACGATCTGCCCACCGACCGGGTGGGAAAAGTCGTCTGCTATTTGTTCCCACAAATTCTTGGGAGATATTAGAGCTTGAGGCGGTGAAGAAAGCTTTGAGCGAAAAACATATCGAAGCCCGCAGACCCTTAAAAAAACCCATCGATGTCTTACTGCAACATATGATGACACTTGCTTGCGGGCCCGGCCTTAGAATGGATGAGTTGTGGCTTTCTTTGAAAGAAACGTTTTCATTTTCAGAAATCACACAAGAAGAACTTAACTGGTGTCGCCGCTTTCTGACTCAAGGGGGGGAAACTCTGCAATCATATCCCCAGTTTCATAAATTGGTGATGGACGATGAAACAGGAAAATATCGCCCTGCGGATCCGCGTATCGAAAAACTTCATCGCATGAGTATCGGCACCATCGTTTCCAGACAATCCGTTCAAGTTTCTTACACCAACAGATCCCGCATTGGTTCGGTTGAAGAAAACTTTATCTCCAAACTTAAAAAAGGAGACGTGTTTCAATTTGCTGGCAAGAAACTGGAATTTGTCCTGTTGAAAGATATGACGGCCTATGTGAAGGCCAGCAAAGCTCCCACGAACAATGTGCCTTCCTGGTATGGTGGCCGCTTTCCCATTTCCGAAACACTGGGTAACGCCTTTCGTGAGGTTCTGACCGAAAAGCATCCTGGTCTGGACAGATTTTTAAAACCTCTTTTGGGAACACAAAGTGAAATGTCGATTTTGCCTTCACCGGATACTTTGCTGATTGAAAAATGGACTTCCAAACAAGGCACGCATATTTTCGTTTATCCTTTTGAAGGTCGTTCGGTTCATGAGGGTATGGCACAGTTGTGGGGCTATCGTTTTGCACAACGCGCGCCCACGACATTTTCTTTTGCCTTGAATGACTATGGTTTTGAGATCATGGGTCCTGTTGAATATGACTTTGAAGGTCTGTTTGATGATGACTTTTTTTCTGACCACGGCTTGGTGGAAGAGATTGGTCAGTCTTTGCAAATTGGACAATTAAGCCAACGCCAGTTTAAAGAAATTGCGCAGATCGCGGGTTTGGTATTTGTGGGTTATCCTGGCTCCCCTAAAACCGGCCGTCAGATGCAGGTCAGCGCTTCGTTACTTTACGATGTTTTTAAAAAACATGAACCAGGAAATCTGCTCATTCGTCAAAGCTTTGATGAAGTCTTGGCGAACTCTTTGGAAAGTGGGCGCATTCGTCGCACCTTACAACGGATGAGTAAAATGAAAGCCGTATGGGTGGAGCTTGATTCTCCCTCCCCGCTATCTTTTCCGCTGGTGGTGGAAAACATAGCGATCGGAAATCTTTCAAACGAAAGCCTGGAAATGAAAATCGCACGGCTTAAAAAAAGTTGGGAAAAGAAGAATGATCATTCAAGCAGCCCAACAAAACATTGA
- a CDS encoding S8 family serine peptidase produces MINLKTEQKYFSTLLISLLVLGGCGPTQPDAPIFKSALLDGLYSTRPSVEEPEIFIIKLSTPALLETAKMKNGKPQINAQQVEAIAAEQEQTIADLAKISKDIRVLIRYRLVLNGLVVWAPADAIKSIKNIPNVTLSEKPGQFARLNDEEDEFNKTGMVGDKTSVKFIGAEAAYAQNIRGQGMRIGVIDTGIDYTHKMLGGIGSPDAYKAINPSSTTSAFPNNKVVGGIDLVGTEYSPSSPNLKARIPVPDPNPLDEATHGTHVAGTVAGLGDGVNTYDGVAPDADLYAIKVFGAKGGTSDEVVIAALEYAADPTGDLSFEKQLDVVNLSLGSNYGNPHIMYNHAIKNLVRGGTVVVASGGNSGDAAFIVGAPGISDDAISVASSIDNMTHNVSAPGAEFALGEQKVLAEFTEAQSSKRLEEISEAKADLIFVGLADKDFDAEQAAHIKGKIALIDRGVVSFSDKIKRAQDAGAIGVVVANNAPGDTNVMAGDIKFEIPAIMIKQDAGQKIKALLSQGVVTANLKSPAKIEKPWMADTISPFSSRGPRSEDGMIKPEIAAPGTNIISAARGTGDKGASMSGTSMAGPHIAGVMGLLKQKFPTLSVPELKSVLLAHGKVISDKDQKTYPVSRQGAGRVQIAESLKAQVTSEPATLSFGLTDIENSKTLSLNVTLKNISSDTVTLTPKWRGSEALQVSVPTVTLEPGQTKTITVTAKVVGPLMKSANDELDGFLDLTQGDKSVLQLPALVVARQISRIEATSLTVLSSSKEDAAGSAADLKLVNKSANKGNAYVFTLLGKDGRKLDTKPDLTHNKNCDLQSAGYRVVSAEGKRYLQVALKLYEGMTTWHRCEVNVQIDSNGDGIADQELSGVVGSDLPGYPVEKFVSMLLDANQARAIRKTYEDSIASGKPVAENYGPALIDALPMDTFDNSTLAIITADASLLAVAPTGELNIKVSTSHNDYSSVEYDDYLGNEKTWSKISLGELGQAVTEMPESIELAGHSETTVRLKKGYSTSDVVIYTPQNKSVRDALIEDAQSQTIKPKYDGK; encoded by the coding sequence ATGATTAACTTAAAGACAGAGCAGAAATATTTTTCAACTCTCCTTATTTCACTTCTGGTTTTAGGGGGTTGCGGCCCCACTCAACCAGATGCCCCGATCTTTAAATCCGCTCTTTTAGACGGTCTTTACAGCACCCGTCCTTCAGTTGAAGAACCCGAAATCTTCATCATTAAACTTTCCACGCCAGCTCTTTTGGAAACGGCGAAAATGAAGAACGGTAAACCGCAAATCAACGCGCAACAGGTTGAAGCTATCGCAGCTGAACAAGAACAAACGATCGCGGATCTAGCTAAAATCTCTAAAGACATTCGTGTTTTGATTCGCTACCGCCTGGTTTTAAATGGCTTGGTCGTTTGGGCACCCGCTGACGCTATCAAAAGCATCAAAAATATTCCGAATGTGACTTTGTCTGAAAAACCCGGCCAGTTTGCTCGTTTGAATGACGAGGAAGACGAATTCAATAAAACTGGCATGGTAGGCGATAAAACTTCTGTGAAATTCATCGGTGCCGAAGCCGCCTATGCGCAAAATATCCGTGGCCAAGGTATGCGCATTGGTGTGATCGATACAGGTATCGACTACACTCATAAGATGTTAGGTGGTATCGGCTCCCCTGACGCTTACAAAGCAATCAACCCTTCCTCAACAACGTCTGCCTTCCCGAATAACAAAGTTGTGGGTGGTATTGACCTGGTTGGTACTGAATATTCTCCGAGCTCTCCAAACCTAAAAGCACGTATTCCCGTTCCGGATCCAAATCCGTTGGATGAGGCCACTCACGGTACTCACGTAGCGGGTACAGTTGCGGGTCTTGGCGACGGCGTGAACACTTATGACGGTGTGGCTCCTGATGCTGATCTATACGCGATCAAAGTATTTGGTGCTAAAGGCGGAACAAGCGACGAAGTGGTTATCGCGGCGTTGGAATATGCTGCCGACCCAACGGGTGATCTAAGCTTTGAAAAACAATTGGATGTCGTGAATCTTTCTTTGGGTTCTAACTATGGTAACCCGCATATCATGTACAACCATGCGATCAAGAATCTGGTTCGCGGTGGTACGGTGGTTGTGGCATCCGGTGGTAACTCTGGTGATGCGGCCTTTATCGTGGGCGCTCCTGGTATCTCCGATGATGCGATCTCGGTTGCATCCAGCATTGATAACATGACTCACAATGTGTCTGCTCCGGGTGCAGAATTCGCTTTAGGCGAGCAAAAGGTTTTGGCAGAGTTCACAGAAGCCCAATCTTCAAAACGTCTGGAAGAGATTTCAGAAGCAAAAGCTGATCTTATCTTTGTGGGCCTTGCTGACAAAGACTTCGATGCAGAACAAGCCGCACACATCAAAGGTAAAATCGCTTTGATCGATCGTGGCGTGGTTTCTTTCTCGGATAAAATCAAACGCGCCCAAGATGCGGGTGCGATCGGTGTCGTGGTTGCGAACAACGCTCCTGGTGACACGAACGTAATGGCTGGCGATATAAAATTTGAAATTCCCGCGATTATGATCAAACAAGATGCTGGTCAAAAGATTAAAGCTTTGTTGTCGCAAGGTGTGGTCACTGCGAATTTAAAGTCTCCAGCTAAAATTGAAAAACCTTGGATGGCAGATACTATTTCTCCGTTCTCGTCTCGTGGTCCCCGTTCTGAAGACGGCATGATTAAGCCCGAGATCGCGGCTCCAGGTACAAATATTATTTCTGCTGCTCGTGGAACTGGCGATAAAGGTGCCAGCATGTCTGGTACTTCCATGGCAGGCCCTCATATCGCGGGCGTGATGGGACTTTTGAAACAAAAATTCCCAACTCTTTCTGTTCCGGAATTAAAATCGGTGCTTTTAGCTCATGGTAAGGTGATTTCCGACAAGGATCAAAAAACTTATCCCGTCAGCCGTCAAGGTGCGGGCCGCGTGCAAATAGCTGAAAGCTTGAAAGCGCAAGTCACAAGCGAACCTGCGACTTTGTCTTTTGGTTTGACGGATATTGAAAACTCAAAAACGTTGTCGTTGAATGTGACTCTGAAAAACATCTCTTCTGATACAGTCACATTGACTCCGAAATGGAGAGGCTCTGAGGCGCTTCAAGTTTCCGTACCGACTGTGACTCTGGAACCAGGTCAGACTAAAACAATTACGGTAACTGCCAAAGTGGTGGGCCCCTTGATGAAATCTGCTAACGACGAGTTGGATGGTTTCTTGGATCTTACTCAAGGTGATAAATCTGTATTGCAGCTGCCTGCCTTGGTGGTGGCACGTCAAATTTCAAGAATTGAAGCGACCTCTCTGACAGTGCTTTCTTCATCTAAAGAAGATGCCGCGGGTAGTGCGGCGGATTTGAAACTAGTGAATAAGAGCGCCAACAAAGGCAATGCCTATGTCTTTACGTTACTTGGTAAGGACGGCCGTAAATTAGATACGAAACCAGATCTTACGCACAACAAAAACTGTGACCTGCAATCTGCGGGATACCGTGTGGTTTCCGCGGAAGGCAAACGATACCTGCAAGTCGCTTTGAAACTGTACGAGGGCATGACGACATGGCACCGCTGTGAAGTGAATGTGCAAATCGATTCCAATGGTGATGGTATCGCCGACCAGGAATTGTCTGGCGTGGTGGGCTCTGACTTGCCCGGCTATCCAGTTGAGAAATTCGTCAGCATGTTGCTGGATGCAAACCAAGCTCGTGCAATTCGTAAAACCTATGAAGACTCCATTGCTTCCGGAAAACCAGTTGCGGAAAACTATGGTCCGGCCCTGATTGATGCTTTGCCCATGGATACTTTCGACAACTCTACTTTGGCAATTATCACTGCGGATGCATCACTGCTGGCAGTCGCTCCGACGGGTGAATTGAACATCAAGGTTTCCACTTCTCATAACGACTATAGCTCTGTCGAATACGACGACTATCTGGGTAATGAAAAGACTTGGTCTAAAATCTCATTAGGCGAGCTAGGACAAGCAGTAACAGAGATGCCTGAGTCCATCGAGCTGGCCGGCCATTCTGAAACGACAGTGCGTCTTAAAAAGGGTTACAGCACTTCAGATGTGGTGATCTATACTCCGCAAAACAAATCCGTGCGTGATGCGCTGATTGAAGATGCGCAGTCACAGACGATCAAACCGAAATACGACGGTAAATAA
- a CDS encoding phosphatidylserine/phosphatidylglycerophosphate/cardiolipin synthase family protein, translating into MTSPQIVADSEYLPVLLKLLDQAQKSIDILEYSFAIGSAAGKINIKTAPFEIAQKLIEIKKAKKRKIRIRLYIEGYRETASRNQVTAKYLENHGIEVVYGATHAKGFCIDKKWLLFGSTNLTQQSILKNHETNLLITDTRAIVGFMKYFEFHWKGGDHGGITLPPPMIADGGFKDVLIDMIDRAQVSLSFSIYFFHITEIEKAFIRAHKRKVKITGLVHHHGAFALSYVRRTRGTADRMLAAGIKGLHFGPGSLFTHSKFIVMDNKEVLLGTGNWLHEDVKIHPQLYIHLKDPMLAKKLTKHLIKTIDGTILRSPRTADGIPPIGAEDHL; encoded by the coding sequence ATGACTTCACCACAAATTGTTGCTGATTCTGAATATCTGCCCGTCCTGCTTAAGCTTTTAGATCAGGCCCAAAAGAGCATTGATATTCTTGAATACTCCTTTGCCATTGGCAGCGCTGCGGGGAAAATCAACATCAAGACCGCGCCTTTTGAAATTGCCCAGAAACTGATTGAAATCAAAAAAGCCAAGAAACGAAAGATTCGCATTCGACTTTATATCGAAGGCTATCGCGAAACAGCTTCGCGCAACCAAGTGACGGCAAAGTATTTAGAAAATCACGGTATTGAGGTGGTATATGGCGCGACTCACGCCAAAGGATTTTGCATTGATAAAAAGTGGTTGTTGTTTGGCTCAACAAATCTGACTCAACAGTCCATCCTGAAGAACCATGAGACCAATTTGCTGATCACCGACACAAGGGCCATTGTTGGGTTTATGAAGTATTTTGAATTTCATTGGAAAGGTGGTGATCATGGCGGTATCACTTTGCCGCCGCCGATGATTGCCGATGGCGGATTTAAAGACGTCTTGATCGATATGATTGATCGCGCGCAGGTGTCGCTTTCGTTTTCGATTTATTTCTTTCATATCACCGAGATCGAAAAGGCCTTTATACGCGCTCACAAACGCAAGGTTAAGATCACCGGATTAGTGCATCATCATGGCGCCTTTGCCTTAAGTTACGTCAGGCGCACCCGTGGTACCGCTGATAGAATGCTTGCCGCTGGCATTAAGGGACTTCATTTTGGTCCAGGCTCTTTATTCACTCACTCGAAATTCATTGTGATGGATAATAAAGAAGTTTTATTGGGAACCGGCAACTGGCTTCACGAAGATGTGAAGATTCATCCTCAGCTGTATATTCATTTAAAAGACCCCATGCTCGCTAAAAAACTAACTAAGCATCTGATAAAAACAATCGATGGCACAATACTACGATCCCCAAGAACAGCAGATGGCATTCCACCAATTGGTGCTGAAGATCATCTTTGA
- the pdeM gene encoding ligase-associated DNA damage response endonuclease PdeM, with the protein MIIQAAQQNIELLPEKAFLWRSENLLGLSDLHLGKAESYQFAGVPMPSGGHLADLDTLNQLIHYYAVHRVVILGDWIHNKYSLSEIVVRDLNSFFAAHRNIEWTLLLGNHETGSHDILRNMPFHFVEEELQMGPFLMTHGHKNPDTDLFQIQGHTHPLVNINQGALRLKLPCFVLEKKALTIPAFGSMTGGYAVKPGPNKRIFAIGNREIFEVE; encoded by the coding sequence ATGATCATTCAAGCAGCCCAACAAAACATTGAACTTTTACCCGAAAAGGCATTCCTCTGGCGCTCCGAAAATCTGTTGGGTTTATCGGACCTGCATTTAGGAAAAGCAGAAAGCTATCAATTTGCCGGAGTGCCTATGCCATCAGGTGGACATCTGGCTGATCTGGACACATTAAATCAGCTGATCCACTATTATGCCGTTCATCGCGTGGTAATTTTAGGTGACTGGATTCATAATAAATATTCTTTGAGCGAGATTGTGGTCAGAGATCTTAACAGCTTTTTTGCGGCTCATCGGAATATCGAATGGACTCTGCTTTTGGGAAATCACGAAACGGGGTCCCACGACATTCTTCGGAATATGCCGTTTCACTTTGTGGAAGAGGAACTGCAGATGGGCCCCTTTTTGATGACCCATGGGCATAAGAACCCAGACACCGATCTTTTCCAGATCCAAGGCCACACCCATCCACTCGTGAACATAAACCAAGGAGCTCTGCGTCTGAAACTCCCATGCTTTGTTTTAGAGAAAAAAGCCCTCACCATCCCCGCTTTTGGTAGCATGACGGGTGGCTACGCCGTCAAGCCAGGACCAAATAAAAGAATTTTCGCGATAGGAAACAGAGAAATCTTTGAAGTTGAATAG
- a CDS encoding TfoX/Sxy family DNA transformation protein, whose translation MAKEPLELKWIENLLPEEGYRRKSMFGGFAYYLDEKIILITFEAGHKSNWNGCMFPVEREFQNKALEKFPILNPHPVLPKWLYLPIETEGFDEWVSDILRVALRPNSIWGSIPKEKTKSAQGKTKGRKATAAKEVITEKIDTRRPRMFSDDDPVAVLQKAKKLTDLKNIGPVLEGLLHDAGIKTPQQMQKLGWQKTMVKLVKVHPKTNHSMYAYTIITALENKDFGGMSEQQKAEVRAYMKTLRDRLKS comes from the coding sequence ATGGCTAAGGAACCACTGGAACTAAAATGGATTGAAAACCTTCTCCCGGAGGAGGGCTATCGACGAAAATCCATGTTCGGCGGTTTCGCATATTATCTGGATGAGAAAATCATTCTGATCACTTTTGAAGCCGGTCACAAATCCAATTGGAACGGCTGCATGTTTCCGGTTGAGCGTGAGTTTCAAAATAAAGCTTTAGAGAAATTCCCGATTTTAAATCCCCATCCTGTTTTACCTAAATGGCTTTACCTGCCGATTGAAACCGAAGGTTTCGACGAATGGGTTTCCGATATTTTACGCGTGGCTTTACGCCCGAACAGCATTTGGGGCAGTATTCCCAAAGAAAAAACTAAATCGGCTCAAGGCAAAACCAAGGGTCGCAAAGCGACTGCTGCTAAAGAAGTCATCACCGAGAAAATAGATACGCGCCGCCCGCGCATGTTTTCTGACGATGACCCTGTAGCTGTGCTGCAAAAGGCCAAAAAACTTACGGACCTTAAGAACATCGGCCCGGTCCTTGAAGGATTGCTGCATGACGCCGGAATTAAGACGCCGCAGCAAATGCAGAAATTGGGCTGGCAGAAGACCATGGTGAAACTGGTCAAAGTTCATCCTAAGACCAATCATTCCATGTACGCCTACACTATTATCACAGCGCTCGAGAACAAAGATTTTGGTGGAATGTCAGAGCAGCAAAAAGCAGAGGTCCGTGCTTACATGAAAACCCTGCGAGATCGCTTAAAATCGTAA